DNA from Campylobacter sp. RM5004:
TATAAAATAATTTTTAATACTTCGTTTTTTACAAATAAGGAAATCAATGGATAAAGATATACAAACAGAACAAAAGCAAGATAAAAAAAATCAAAAAAAGCATATTCCAGTAGATGGATATAAAATAGAAGAATTAAAACTACTAACTCTTGAAAAATTAATAGAAATCGCAAACGAAGCTGGTGTAGAAAACCCTATGGAGTTTAGAAGACAAGAGCTTATGTTTGAGATATTAAAAGCTCAGACTAAAAAAGGTGGCTTTATTCTTTTTACAGGTATTTTAGAAATTAATCAAGAAGGTTATGGCTTCTTAAGAGCAATGGATGCAAATTTAAGTGATAGTGCAAACGATGCTTATGTAAGTAATTCTCAGATTAAAAAGTTTGCTTTAAGGGTTGGAGATATTGTTACAGGTCAAGTAAGAGAACCAAGAGAGCAAGAAAAGTATTATGCTTTACTTAAGATCGAAGCTATTAATTATCTTCCTTTAGCAGAAGCTAAAAAAAGAGCTTTATTTGATAACCTTACTCCTATATTTCCTACTGAAAAACTACAACTTGAGTATGACCCATTAAAGCTAACTGGTAGGGTGCTTGATTTATTCACTCCTATTGGAAAAGGACAGCGTGGGCTAATAGTTGCACCTCCTAGAACAGGTAAAACTGAGCTTATGAAAGAGCTTGCAACTGCAATTGCAAAAAATCATCCAGAAAGTCAATTAATAGTTCTTTTAATTGATGAGCGTCCTGAAGAAGTAACTGATATGCAAAGATGTGTTAAAGGCGAAGTTTTTAGTTCTACATTTGATCAACCAGCATTAAATCACGTGCGTGTAGCAGAGCTTGTAATTGAAAAAGCTAAGCGTTTAGTAGAAATGGGAAAAGATGTAATCATTTTACTTGATAGTATCACAAGACTTGCAAGGGCATATAATACTGCAACTCCAAGTAGTGGCAAGGTTTTAAGTGGTGGTGTTGATGCAAATGCTCTTCATAAACCAAAGAGATTTTTTGGAGCTGCTAGAAATATAGAGCATGGTGGAAGCTTAACGATAGTTGCAACAGCTTTAATTGATACAGGTTCAAGAATGGATGATGTGATTTTTGAAGAGTTTAAGGGAACAGGAAATAGCGAAATTGTTCTTGATAGAAATATTTCAGATAGAAGAATTTATCCAGCAATTAATATAACCAAGAGTGGAACAAGAAAAGAAGAATTATTGCAAGGTCCAATTAATTTACCTAAGATTTGGGCAATTAGATCAGCAATGAATTCTATGGAAGATGTTGAAGCGCTTAAGTTCTTATATGCAAAAATGCTAAAAACTCAAAATAATGAAGAATTATTATCAGGATTAAACGAATAATATGCAAAGTCTATCGCTTAAATATCGCCCAAAAAATTACGATGATTTGATAGGTCAAAGTGCTGTTAGTAAGAGTTTAAAATATGCACTTGACAATAAAATAATAGCAAATGCTTATCTTTTTTCTGGACTTAGAGGTAGTGGAAAGACAAGCTCAGCTAGAATTTTAGCAAAAGCACTAAATTGTGAGCGTGGAATTAGCTCAACTCCTTGTGGTAAGTGTGCTAGCTGTTTAAGTAATGATGGGATTGATATTTATGAATTAGACGCTGCTAGTAATCGTGGGATTGATAGTATTCAGGATTTAATAGAAAATACAAAATACGCACCGCTCCATTCAAGATTTAAGATTTTTATAATTGATGAGGTGCATATGCTAACTCGTGAAGCTTTTAATGCACTCTTAAAAACACTTGAAGAACCACCTGCACATGTTAAGTTTATTTTAGCAACAACAGATGTTCATAAATTACCACCTACTATTTTAAGTAGGGTTTTACACTTTAGATTTAAAAAAATTCCTATTCAAGATATTGTAAGTAGAATGGAATTTATTTTAGCAAACGAACAAATACCTTATGAAAAAGAAGCTTTAATGCTGATTGCAAGAAGTGGCGGTGGCTCTATGAGAGATAGCCTAACTTTACTAGAGCAAGGTATTATTTATACTCAAAAAAGACTAAGTAAAGATAGTATTGCATTAATGTTAGGCTTGATTGAACCTAGTCTTATTAAGCAGTTTTTTGTAGATATTTTAAATGCTAATGATAGTGGGATATTTAAGTTTTTAGAATTAGCTAAA
Protein-coding regions in this window:
- the rho gene encoding transcription termination factor Rho, which translates into the protein MDKDIQTEQKQDKKNQKKHIPVDGYKIEELKLLTLEKLIEIANEAGVENPMEFRRQELMFEILKAQTKKGGFILFTGILEINQEGYGFLRAMDANLSDSANDAYVSNSQIKKFALRVGDIVTGQVREPREQEKYYALLKIEAINYLPLAEAKKRALFDNLTPIFPTEKLQLEYDPLKLTGRVLDLFTPIGKGQRGLIVAPPRTGKTELMKELATAIAKNHPESQLIVLLIDERPEEVTDMQRCVKGEVFSSTFDQPALNHVRVAELVIEKAKRLVEMGKDVIILLDSITRLARAYNTATPSSGKVLSGGVDANALHKPKRFFGAARNIEHGGSLTIVATALIDTGSRMDDVIFEEFKGTGNSEIVLDRNISDRRIYPAINITKSGTRKEELLQGPINLPKIWAIRSAMNSMEDVEALKFLYAKMLKTQNNEELLSGLNE